The proteins below are encoded in one region of Pseudonocardia sp. DSM 110487:
- a CDS encoding acetyl/propionyl/methylcrotonyl-CoA carboxylase subunit alpha produces the protein MRIRRLLIANRGEIAARVIRTCARLGIESVLAASDADLDALPARLADRVVRLGPAPASESYLDPAAVVRAAKVVAADAVHPGYGFLSENPALARACRNSKIVFVGPAPETLEAVGDKLRARSHALAAGLPVVPGGEAADLAGARAVAAEVGYPLLVKAVGGGGGRGMKLVRSPDELPHTLDLAVSEAAAAFGDPRVYLERFVASGRHVEVQVLGDGDRAVALGDRDCSVQRRYQKLFEEAPAPLLSERIRAEMATAATALATHLRYGGLGTVELLHDRERDTFHFLEMNARIQVEHPVTEMVTGIDLVAEQLAVAEGLPLRLRQEDIVLSGHAVECRINAEDWAHDFRPAPGRIERVVLPAGDGIRVDHHVQGGSVVPPYYDSLLAKLIVHGADRADALARARAALDLLRIEGVTTTVPMHQALLADPEFAAGGVDTAFFERFLQPCVSGVS, from the coding sequence ATGAGGATCCGCCGGTTGCTGATCGCCAACCGCGGCGAGATCGCCGCCCGGGTGATCCGCACCTGCGCGCGGCTCGGCATCGAGTCGGTGCTCGCCGCCTCCGACGCCGACCTGGACGCGCTGCCGGCCCGGCTGGCCGACCGGGTCGTGCGGCTCGGCCCCGCACCGGCGTCGGAGTCCTACCTGGACCCGGCCGCGGTCGTGCGGGCGGCGAAGGTGGTCGCCGCCGACGCGGTACACCCCGGCTACGGCTTCCTGTCCGAGAACCCGGCGCTGGCCAGGGCCTGTCGAAATTCCAAGATCGTCTTCGTCGGACCGGCACCGGAGACCCTCGAAGCGGTCGGGGACAAGCTGCGCGCCCGGTCGCACGCGCTGGCCGCCGGACTCCCGGTGGTGCCGGGCGGCGAGGCCGCCGACCTTGCAGGTGCGCGGGCCGTGGCCGCCGAAGTGGGATATCCGCTGCTGGTGAAGGCGGTGGGTGGCGGCGGCGGTCGCGGCATGAAGCTCGTCCGCTCGCCCGACGAGCTCCCGCACACGCTCGACCTCGCCGTCTCCGAAGCCGCGGCCGCGTTCGGCGACCCCAGGGTGTACCTGGAGCGTTTCGTCGCCTCCGGCCGGCACGTCGAGGTGCAGGTGCTCGGCGACGGCGACCGTGCCGTGGCGCTGGGCGACCGGGACTGCTCGGTACAACGCCGCTACCAGAAACTGTTCGAAGAGGCGCCCGCGCCGCTGCTGTCGGAGCGCATTCGCGCGGAGATGGCGACCGCGGCGACCGCGCTCGCCACCCACCTGCGATACGGCGGGCTGGGCACCGTCGAGCTGCTCCACGACCGGGAGCGGGACACCTTCCACTTCCTGGAGATGAACGCCCGGATCCAGGTGGAGCACCCGGTCACCGAGATGGTCACCGGCATCGACCTGGTGGCCGAGCAGCTCGCCGTCGCCGAGGGGCTGCCGCTGCGCCTGCGGCAGGAGGACATCGTCCTCAGCGGGCACGCGGTGGAGTGCCGGATCAACGCCGAGGACTGGGCGCACGATTTCCGGCCAGCGCCGGGCCGGATCGAGCGGGTGGTGCTGCCGGCAGGCGACGGCATCCGGGTTGACCACCACGTGCAGGGCGGGTCGGTCGTACCGCCGTACTACGACTCGCTGCTGGCCAAGCTGATCGTGCACGGGGCCGACCGTGCCGACGCACTGGCCAGGGCGCGGGCCGCGCTGGACTTGCTGCGGATCGAGGGCGTGACGACGACCGTGCCGATGCACCAGGCGCTGCTGGCCGACCCCGAGTTCGCCGCCGGGGGCGTCGACACGGCGTTCTTCGAGCGGTTCCTCCAGCCCTGCGTCTCGGGAGTGTCATAG